The genomic stretch CAATCCGCCCGCCACGCCCCAGAATTCACCATGCTGGAATGGTACCGCCCCGGCCTGTCCTTCGAAGGCCTGATGGAGGAAGCAGAGGCCTTCCTCCGCACCGTCTGCCCCCACGTGGTCGAACACGATGGCGTGCGCACCGACCTCCGCCAGCCCTTCGAACGCCTGACCATGGCCGACGCCTTCGCCCGCCACTGCAACGGCCTGGATATCCTCGCCACCGAAGGCGACGCGGCTCGCCTGCACGAAGCCGCCGCCCGCGCCGGCTTCCCTCCGCGCCCCGATGAATCCTGGGAAGACCTGTTCTTCCGGCTGCTGCTGGAGCGCATCGAACCCGCCATCGGCCGCGACCGCGCCACCTTCCTCACGCACTGGCCCGCGCCCCAGGCGGCCCTGGCGCGGCGCGACCCCGCCGACCCGCGCGCCGCCTTGCGCTTCGAACTGTTTGCCGCCGGCCTCGAACTCGCCAACGCGTTCGACGAACTGACCGACCCTGGCGAACAGCGCGTACGGTTCCACGAAGCCAACGAAGACCGCCGCCGCATCACCGGCGACCCCGGCTGGGACATCGATGAAGATTTCATCGCGGCCCTCGCCCATGGCCTGCCGCCCACCGCCGGCATCGCGCTGGGCTTCGACCGCCTGGCCATGCTGGCCGCCGGCGCCCGCAGCATTGACGACGTGCTGTGGCTGCCCATGGCTTGACCCGCCGCACCTGCGTCGCGTCTATACGCCCGCGCGGAGACAAGCACGGGACGCATGGCGATCGGATCCAGAATGAGCCGGGAAAGGCGCCGCCGCCGCGGGCAGTTCGCCCTGCGCGCGACGAAGTGGCTGGTGGTGGCCGGCGTCCTGACAGGGCTCGGCGTGGTGGCCTACCAGAGCGGCCTCGAACTCGCCGGCACCGAGGTGACGCGCCTCGAAACCCGCCTGGATGAGGTGGCGACCGAGGCGCGCGACCTGCATCTGCGCAATTCCCGGCTTGAGGCGGACCTGCGTCAGGCGCGCGAGGCCAACGTCGCGCTGCAGCGTCGCTACGACCGCGACGTGCCATCGGGTGCCTCGGCGGCGGTGTTTTCGCTGGCCCAGCAGCGCATCGCGGCCGGCATCCCGCGCGAGCGGATCGAGCAGGTGCTGCGCGACGCCGGCCCAGTGCGCCGCTGCGAAGCCCGCGGCACCTCGCGCCGCTTCGCCATCGCCTATGGCGCGCGCGTGCCGGAGAATGCCGGCATGGAACTGGCCGAGGGCCTGGTGCGCGTCGTGGTGAGCACCGCCACGCAGACCGATGACATTGCCCGCACCGCGCAGGTGGTGGTGACCGTGGCGGGGCAGGACCCCGTGACGTACACGGGCCTGCCGCAGCGCCAGGTCGTCACGCTCGGCAATGCTGAGTTAGCGCTCAGCGTGGTTTCGGAAATCCGCGGCTTCGCCACCGCATCGCTGACGAGTTGCGGCGGGTGAAGATGCGCACTGCCCTTCTGCCGCTGCTTCTGCTGGCCGCCTGCGCGCCCCCAGCCCCTCCGATGCCGCCGCCCGATGCCGCCGCCGGTCAGCGACTGGCCGAGCAGCGCTGCGCCGCCTGCCACGCCGTCGGCCGCACCGGCGCCAGTCCGCGCGCCAATGCGCCGGCGTTCCGCGACCTGCACAACCGCTATCCCGTGGACCAACTGGCCGAAGCACTGGCCGAGGGCATCGTAACCGGTCATCCGGACATGCCCGCCTTCACGTTCGACCGCGCCGAGATCGAGGCTTTCCTGGCCTACCTGCGCAGCCTGGAGCGGTAGGTCAGCCCGGCACGTCCCCGGCCAGGGTGATGCGGTGCATCTCCCGACGATGGCCGTGGTAGTCGTTGACCGGGTAGTGCTGCACCGAACGGTTGTCCCACAGCGCCAGCGACCCCGGTGCCCAGCGGAAGCGGCAGGTGAACTCGGGCTTCGTGATGTGTGCGAATAGGTAGTCGAGCAGCGGCTTCGATTCCTCCGCGCTCCAGCCCTCGAACTGCGTGGTGTGCCCCAGGTTGACGTACAGCGCGCGCCGCCCCGTCTCGGGATGCGTGCGCACCACGGGATGGGCGGCTTCCAGCACCTCGGCATTGGTCACCGCGCCGCGTTCCTTCTGCCGGTCCTCGCGCGTCTTGGACGCATCCGCCTTGCGGGATGAATTGATCGCGCGCAGCCCATCCAGCGTCGCGCGCAGCCCGGGCGAAAGCGCGTCATAGGCGGCGCGCGCATCGGCGAACAGCGTATCCCCGCCGGCGGGCGGCACCTCGCGCGCGACCAGCATGGTCGCCATCGGGGGGCGTTCCAGATACGCCGTGTCGGAATGCCAGACGCCGCCGAAATTGATGCGCTCGTGCGGTTCCTTCACCACCGGCGTGATCTGCGGAATGCCCTCGAGGCCGCGCACGAAGGGGTATTCCACCGGCGTGCCGAACTGCGTGGCGAAGTGAAGGAAGTCGCGCGGGGGCAGGTGCACGTCGCGCAGGAACAGCACCCCGTGGTCGAGCCAGATGCGCCGCAGTTCCGCCACCGTCGCGGCATCCACGACGTCGCGGAAATCGATGCCGGACACCTCCGCCCCGCAGGACCCCGAGGCCCGCGTCACGGTGATGCGCTGCGTGGTGATGGACATGGCGGCCCCTCCGTTCCGGTCAGGCTACGCCGCCGCCTGCAGGCGCGCCAGCATGGCCGGCGCGTGTTCGCGCGGCAGGGCGTAGAACACGAAGACGTAGGGGTCGGACGCCTCGAACACCGCAGGATCGGGCGAGGCGCGCTGCATCGTCGCGCGATCGAGCGCGCTCATGGGATGCCAGGCGCCGCCCAGTTCGAACAGCACGTCGTAGCCCAGCGCATCGAGGTAGGCGGGCACCGACCAGGTGCTGCCCTCGCGGTGGCGTTCCTCGACTTCCAGCGTGATGACCGGCCGGCAGCGCAGCAGCGTGGCGCGCGCGCCACGCAGGATCTCGTACTCCGCGCCCTCGGCATCGACCTTCAGGCCCGTGAGGTCCGCGATCGTGTGGTCGTCCAGCCGCTGAACGGGCACCGCGAAGCGCTGCACGTCCACGCGCGCCGACAGGTGCGCGGCGTAGTCCTTGGCGGTGCTGGCCCATTGTTCCTGCGCAACGCCATCCAGCACGGGCATCGCGAGCGTGATCTCGCCCGCCTGGTCGCCGAGCGCGGCGGCGATGCACTCCACGTTCGGATGCGCATCGCCCAGCGCTGCGCGCAGCCGCGCCATGGCCGGGGGCAGTGGTTCGAAGGCGAGCACGCGCGAGCCCGGCAGCCGCGCCAGCGGCACGGTGATCAGCCCGTCATGCGCGCCGACATCGACCAGCGTGCCCGGGCGGTGCAACCGCGTGTGGAAGGTGATCTCGTCCAATCTGGCGTGCCCCTGCATCCGATGCCTCGGCACCACCGTATCGCACCTGGAAGCCCCCCGCGACCGGGCGGCAGGAGGAACGCGCGATGCGGCGATGGATGATGGGCGCGGCGCTGGCCGCATTTGCCGGCGGCGGAGCCCTGGCGACGCAGGAGCCCGACTACAACGCCTGGCCGCTGCTGCCCGCGGTGTTCGAGAGCACCGGCGGCGGTGGCATCATGATCGGCGAATACGAACCGGTGGTGATCGAGGACCGCTGCCTGACGCGCTTCACCGCGACAACGCCGGACGGCGCAGTGTACCGCAACATCGTGCTGTTCCGCGCGGTGCCGGCGCAGGGCGGCATCCTGTGCACCGACGGCGCCTGGCGCGCGCTCGATGGCGATGCGCAGGGTACCACGCCCTTCCGGGTGTTCATCCGCGACGGGGTGCGCCGTCGCGCGCCTTAGCGCGCGCCCGTGCCAAAGCGTGCCTTAGCGCAGATCCCGATCAGATGAACGCATCTGATCGGGGGAAGATGCTTGCGAAGACAAATGCCGAGGCGAGCCGAAAGGGCTCTAGCGCGCGCCCCTCGCACCGCGCGCCGTGAACGCCCTCGCCACGCCCGGGCGCTTGCGCGATGATGCGCGCGACCCACGGGAGGGCCGCCATGCATCTGACGCAGCTGATCTATACCTCGCGCCCCTTCGGCTTCGACGAGAGCGTGCTCGACAACATCCTGCTGAGCGCGCGCGCCAACAACGGCCGCCGCGACATCACCGGTGCGTTGATCTGCCGCGCCGACCTGTTCATGCAGTTGCTGGAGGGCGAGCGCGAGGCGGTGACCGCCACACTCGCGCGT from Roseomonas fluvialis encodes the following:
- the epmA gene encoding EF-P lysine aminoacylase EpmA produces the protein MDKAPWHPDRLAARLPFLAARARLTAATRAFFTGRGYTEVETPALVEAPGAEVHIRAFATRYDAHLGAGASRPLWLRTSPELAIKRLLAGGAGPVFELARVWRNGEQSARHAPEFTMLEWYRPGLSFEGLMEEAEAFLRTVCPHVVEHDGVRTDLRQPFERLTMADAFARHCNGLDILATEGDAARLHEAAARAGFPPRPDESWEDLFFRLLLERIEPAIGRDRATFLTHWPAPQAALARRDPADPRAALRFELFAAGLELANAFDELTDPGEQRVRFHEANEDRRRITGDPGWDIDEDFIAALAHGLPPTAGIALGFDRLAMLAAGARSIDDVLWLPMA
- a CDS encoding c-type cytochrome → MPPPDAAAGQRLAEQRCAACHAVGRTGASPRANAPAFRDLHNRYPVDQLAEALAEGIVTGHPDMPAFTFDRAEIEAFLAYLRSLER
- a CDS encoding TauD/TfdA dioxygenase family protein, producing the protein MSITTQRITVTRASGSCGAEVSGIDFRDVVDAATVAELRRIWLDHGVLFLRDVHLPPRDFLHFATQFGTPVEYPFVRGLEGIPQITPVVKEPHERINFGGVWHSDTAYLERPPMATMLVAREVPPAGGDTLFADARAAYDALSPGLRATLDGLRAINSSRKADASKTREDRQKERGAVTNAEVLEAAHPVVRTHPETGRRALYVNLGHTTQFEGWSAEESKPLLDYLFAHITKPEFTCRFRWAPGSLALWDNRSVQHYPVNDYHGHRREMHRITLAGDVPG
- a CDS encoding FkbM family methyltransferase; its protein translation is MDEITFHTRLHRPGTLVDVGAHDGLITVPLARLPGSRVLAFEPLPPAMARLRAALGDAHPNVECIAAALGDQAGEITLAMPVLDGVAQEQWASTAKDYAAHLSARVDVQRFAVPVQRLDDHTIADLTGLKVDAEGAEYEILRGARATLLRCRPVITLEVEERHREGSTWSVPAYLDALGYDVLFELGGAWHPMSALDRATMQRASPDPAVFEASDPYVFVFYALPREHAPAMLARLQAAA